The Littorina saxatilis isolate snail1 linkage group LG15, US_GU_Lsax_2.0, whole genome shotgun sequence genome contains a region encoding:
- the LOC138949444 gene encoding uncharacterized protein: protein MVETVTTPQTEEDQDYVLTRDVQPLQQLCAGDFADIGVSVFHSLCIDWKSLRISGNDTLALCVCDSVLLDCVPDIQKLDPLLNLQIDPDSEIQYFQEECYWSPAIVEDIPVNPVAVNCSSDCYVSFDILTFGGEKLYTMAMLMADNFLLQRRHVQSLVFLKYVCLMAFCSSLFSGAAANELIITNQSLQPDCIDWFGVKRRDCPLKNTWPSEWAELNKSCCSGHPGTLLHCQQGYLDNDRGQYNFPACLAVVTAPEGQRAVLEKSQSGEPELVLKPCEPGTYQSVARNSSDIGYSYCTQVQSKCQGDGMEILCRGGTTQNNRCTCRQGYKPTGPDSCLAGFEEENVKCFCEVMTCAAGFHALHNLTERMQPLCSDWNGTVRFVCVPIFSTVSPGSGSDDNGSGTDVSGSSENPGTGRTGSPVLPQVPAHAPGKDGGGVFFKMFFEVLAIVAMLAFVVGIVIYGITTYRRARGEKVAGQESSASLVSVSST from the coding sequence ATGGTGGAGACTGTGACCACCCCACAAACTGAAGAGGATCAGGACTACGTGTTGACCAGAGACGTCCAACCTCTGCAGCAACTGTGTGCTGGGGATTTTGCTGATATCGGAGTGTCTGTATTTCATTCACTTTGTATTGACTGGAAGTCCTTGAGAATTTCTGGCAACGATACTCTAGCTCTCTGCGTTTGTGACTCTGTACTTTTAGATTGTGTGCCTGACATCCAGAAACTTGATCCTTTACTGAACTTGCAGATAGACCCTGATTCAGAAATTCAGTACTTTCAGGAGGAGTGTTATTGGTCACCAGCTATTGTTGAAGACATACCTGTCAACCCTGTTGCTGTAAACTGTAGCTCTGATTGTTATGTGAGTTTTGACATTCTTACCTTTGGCGGTGAGAAGTTGTACACCATGGCTATGCTGATGGCTGATAATTTTTTGTTACAGCGCCGTCATGTTCAGTCATTGGTATTTCTCAAATATGTGTGCCTGATGGCTTTCTGTTCGAGCCTTTTTTCAGGAGCTGCGGCTAATGAACTGATCATCACGAATCAGTCGCTACAGCCAGACTGTATTGACTGGTTCGGAGTGAAACGGCGAGACTGCCCTCTGAAAAATACTTGGCCATCAGAATGGGCAGAACTGAACAAATCGTGTTGTTCTGGGCACCCAGGCACACTGCTTCACTGCCAGCAAGGCTATCTGGATAACGACAGGGGTCAGTACAATTTCCCCGCATGTCTGGCAGTTGTTACAGCCCCTGAGGGTCAGAGAGCTGTGCTGGAGAAAAGCCAGTCTGGGGAGCCAGAGCTTGTGCTGAAACCCTGTGAGCCCGGCACATACCAAAGTGTTGCCAGGAATAGCTCGGATATCGGCTACTCTTACTGCACACAGGTTCAGAGCAAGTGCCAGGGTGACGGTATGGAGATACTGTGTAGAGGGGGAACAACCCAGAACAATCGCTGCACATGTCGGCAGGGCTATAAGCCTACTGGTCCTGACAGCTGTCTTGCTGGCTTCGAAGAAGAAAACGTCAAATGTTTCTGCGAGGTCATGACTTGTGCCGCCGGTTTCCATGCCTTGCACAATTTAACCGAGCGTATGCAGCCCCTGTGCAGCGATTGGAATGGGACTGTGCGGTTCGTTTGCGTGCCCATCTTCTCAACTGTCTCTCCTGGCTCCGGATCTGATGACAATGGGAGTGGTACGGATGTGTCAGGGAGCTCTGAGAACCCTGGCACCGGTAGAACTGGGAGTCCTGTTTTACCCCAAGTCCCTGCTCATGCCCCTGGAAAAGACGGAGGTGGGGTgtttttcaagatgtttttcgAGGTTTTGGCTATTGTTGCCATGCTGGCCTTTGTGGTAGGAATTGTCATTTATGGCATCACTACGTACCGCAGGGCCAGAGGAGAAAAAGTCGCAGGGCAAGAGTCATCTGCATCTTTGGTTAGCGTTAGCAGCACATAA